GCTGTTTTACCCATTGCAATACTGGCTGTAGTCCCCACCAGCAAACCAACCATTTCTAATAAATTTAGCGGTATTGTGTTTCAAAAAAGCTGGCTTGTTATAATTCTATCATTAATTGAATTAAGATAGGTTTTTTCTTATATTATTTATCCTAGGTTAACCTCATGTCGAAAAATTTCATCTAAACTTGGATAATGTTGATCAAACACTGGTACATAACCCGTTGAAACCACCTTATCATAAATTAATTTCCCAACTTCTTCATTGGCTAACTTTAAATTTGCGACACCTTGGTTATCAATCGTACATTCAAGCACGCTTTTATATTGCTTTAATAGCGCAATATCTTTATACCCATCAATCCGTAATTCCAAGCGACCGTACTTTTTTTGTATCTCATCCGGACGTCCATCTAAAACAGTTTTACCATTCTTAAGCATTATAATTTTGTCAGATATATGCTCCACGTTTGCCATGTTATGGTCAGAAAATATTATCATTGTTCCTTCATCTCGTAAGCGGAGCACTTCATTCATTAATAATTCAACATTCACTGGATCTAATCCCGAAAATGGCTCATCCAATATAAGTAACTTAGGATGTGCAAACATACTCACAATTAATTGCACTTTTTGCGCATTTCCTTTTGACAACGACTCCACCCGATCGGTCATTTTTCCAACAACATTTAATCGATCCATCCAAATTTTTAATTCATGCCTTACTTCCGCTCTTTTCATTCCGTGTAATGCACCAAAGTAAATCATTTGGCTTTCAATACTTTCTTTCTGGTACAACCCTCGCTCTTCTGGCATAAAGCTAATTTCTCTATAATTTTTTTCAGTTAGCTTATTATTATTCCATAAAATTTCACCCGAACTGGGCTGAATAAAATTGAGAATCGTCCGAAATGTTGTCGATTTTCCCGCGCCATTCTGGCCAATAAGGCCTAAAATCTCGTCTTCTTTCAGCGAAAAGGATAAATTTAATAACGCTTGTTTATTACCAAATTGTTTACTAACGTTTTTTAACTCAATCATCGTAACCACCCCATATATTGCCTACGTATTTGTTTTATTAATTTATAATCCATATAAAAATTAATAAGAAATTCGGCTGAAATTTCATATTGTGCTGTTTAGTTAATATCCAATAAACGACAATAAACAGTACTAGCTAACCCGTATACATCGTCTATACCCCTTCATTATCAACCTCTTTTCACTCAGTAGTATCATGTGCAATAATTTTCAATTCATTATTAAATGCTTGCATATAAGGGCTGCTTGTTTTCTTGCTTAAATAAGCTATCTTATATTGCTTCGGGAGCATCCATACTATAAGAAAAACCGCCTCTAGTAGATTAATCATTAATGCAATCCAGGCAAATACATAATCTATCTCCCCATCTACTAAACTTGTTGGTAAGCAAATTGGCCCTACTAACGGCGAAAGCAAGCATACTTTATAGAACCACCCCATACCCGCTTCACTCCAAGCTGACATTGGCATCAGCGCTAACGAAATCGCCATTCCGATTGCTAACACAAAAGGAAATATCGATCCTTGAACCTGCTTTTTTTGACTGACATACATTCCAACTTCGGTTCCTGCTTCAATTAGCCAAAGCATCGCACCTAGAATATCCACTACTAGAAACATCACCTTTGGAGCGCTCAATTCTTGTACCACTTTTTGAAAAACTAACAATTTTGGCGTGAATATAAATATCAATTTGAAAGACACTAAATAAATTCCTGTATTGATTAATAACAGACCAATAACCCCCGTTATTTTTCCAAAAAGCTGAGCCTTCGTGGAACTAAATGATAAAATTAATTCCATTAACTTTGATGTTTTCTCTTCTGAAATTTCTACTGCACTAATATTGCAATACATATAACTCATAATCAGCAGATAAAAAGCAAGCATGCCATTAGTAAGCGTTATTATATCTTGGTGGGATAAACTTCCCTTCGACGATCCTTGTGTAACTAACATTCCAACTATGATTATCACGATTGGCAAAAGCATTGCTTGCCAAAAAAATGGCTTTTTAAGCCACTTAGTTATCGTCCGTTGTGCCACAATTAAAATTTGCGTTCTATTATTAGGCATCTTATACTCCTTATCTCAATGCTTGCTAAGAATGTGTACGCTGTAATACCGAATAACATACTTCAAGCTAAGCGACAAAATTACTATGTGAATTCCATACATTACTACAGCCATATACCATTTGACAGAAATAGTACTGCCTATAAAAATGTCACCAATGCCTGGAATAATCATACTAATGTATTGAAAAAACAAATTATTAGCTACATTAGATTTAATTAAGCTTGTGGCAAATACTACAATTACCATAGCCACAACAACCGAATCCCATGTAGTTTTACTAAGTTGTTCCTCATCACGATAATTTGCAGAACGCCAAATTGACAACACTAGCGTGAACCCAACCGTAAGCAGTATTGACATCGTTAAATTAATTACTTGCCAGCCAGCGTAATAATGAATTAGATTTCTAATAATTTGTGAATGTAAATATTTATCAACCCACAATAAGACAACAAAAGTACTCAATAAATTACCGCAAACTAGTAAAAGTGTTGCATAAAATTTACCCAATACCTGGGCCTTAAAACCCGTTTGTGCAATTAATAATTCTGACAACTTCGATGTTTTATCTTCAACAATACTCGCTGCAATCATCCCCATGTACGGGATAATCAACATAACTGTAAGCAATGGTGCCATGATTTGTGGTAAAAATTTACTTGCAAATGCTATTCCAACATCAGAGTCACCATACTTAATCACTACATATGAAACCAGTAACAACATGCTCGTTATTGGCCATAGTGCTGAAGTCCAAAAAGCGGACGTTTTTATCTGTTCCTTAATACTATGTTGCGCAATAACCCGCGTCCTCTTAAAATCAAACACCATATCTTTTTCTCCTAAAAAACCCGCATACGTAGTTGTATGCGGATTTCATCACAATGCATTAGTTATGAAATGTATTACTTCTTCTTTGTTGCTACATAAAGCCCCAAAGTACCAACAATTGTTTCCGCAAGTGGAATTGTTAAGGTTGATGTTGAATAACTTTCAACACCAACCCATGATACAACCAATTTACCAAACAAAATGTTATTTTTCTTAAAACACCATTTCAGCTCTTAAAACCACCAAAATTCAATTTCAAGCAACGCGATAACCACTTTATTACACGGAAGCAAAAAAATAGCTCGATGTCTTTTGGCGACATCGGGCTATTTAGGTTGGCTTAGGACGAGTCCCTCAGCCGATTTGAAGTTAGTTTTTAATTTCCGCCACCAACAGTTGGGAACTCGGGAATTTGCACGCCGTTTGTTACTTGACCCGCAAAACGGTTACCAGTTGGTTTAGCTTGTAAGCCTAAGCTTTTACGTAAAATATTAGTGGCTTCTTGACGGTTACCATCAGGAATCACTTGGAATGATTGGCCATTGTACATGTAGCCAACCCCTTGCATGTGTTCAGACTTAATTGTCTTAGTTGCGACACGATACTTAGAAGCCATCGTCATCAAATCGTTGAATGACAAGTTGGTTTGCACATTCTTTGACATTGATTCAAAGAACCCAGGGGTCAACAAGTTTGCCAAATCATCAGCTTGCTTAGCTAATGCCGTTAAGACCAAACGTTGACGCTTTTGACGACCGTAGTCACCCAATGGGTCAGTATAACGCATCCGTGAGAAGGCCAACGCTGCAGCCCCATTCATGACAGTGTGTGGCTTGAAGTTCTTGCCATCTGGTGCATACTTATATTCGGTCTTACCCTTGTAGAACTTGTACGTGTTAGGTTTCTTATTATTTGGTTTGTATGTGAACGTAAGTGGTGATTTAACGGTCACACCACCAACTTTATCAACCATCGTTTGCAAACCACCCATGTTGATCAACGCGTAGAAATCAATTGGCACGTTCAAGAAATCTTGCAACGTTTTAATTGTTGTTTCAGGGTGTCCCTTCCCATCAGTTGTTGGGAATTCATAGGCGGCATTAATCTTCATTGGGAAAGTTTGTTCAAACCCAGGAATTGAGACCATTGAGTCACGGGGAATTGATTCCAACGTTGTGGTCTTCGTTTTAGGGTTAACAGTCGCAATCATCACTGAGTCTGTCCGACCTGTGTAGCTGCGATCCAATGAACCGGTATCAGTCCCTAACAAGAGAATCGAAATGGGCTTACCGTCCTTCAAAACTTGTGAAACATCACGAGCTGGTTTGAAATTAGGATCAAGTGGGTTATACGTATCTTTCAAAGCCACCTTGGCATTGTGATATGTATACGCTCCATACGCTCCGGCAGCTACGAGTAATGCAACAATGACTGCAATAATAATTTTCATTTTTGATTTTTTGTGTTTTTTTGGTTTATCCGCATCACGGCGAGTTCGTGTTTGATTATCCATTATTTATTTCCCCAACATTTTGTATTTAGACTAACGAACGAATTATAGCCCGTTCTGTGCTATGTTTCAAAGAAATGGTGCTAAAATCACGCAAATTACTAAATTCTTAATTATTCAACATCGCTAGAAAGCTGTGCTGGAGCAAAAATTCTAAGCCTCCAATTAACAATTTTTCCTAGTACCATATATCGTTTATTTTTTTAGTTACACAATCCGTCACAAATGCTAAAGTAATTATACTAACACGATAGGAATGCAAATGGCTAAAACACAGCAAACTAAAAACCTCGAAAAATGGCTCTGGCAGAATAAAGCTACCAAGCACAGTACTTGGGGCGTATATGAAGTAACCTTTGGTGATCGTGACTTACGCAAAAAGGATGGTTTTCGCGAACGGGTTGACTTCATGACGGCCGAAAACTCTGCCAAAGGTATGGTTTTCCGGACATATGAATTAAAAATTTCGCTTGAAGATTTTCGCACGAAGGCGGCTAAATCCTTTGTCGGTGACTACGGTTATTTTGTCATGCCCTATGCTGTCTGGCAAGTAATTCCAGTCGCCGAACTGCAACCGTACTACGACCAAGGTATTGGTGTGATTACCCCTGATGCGCCCGATGGCAAAGTTGGCGTCATCAAAGCCAAACACTTAAAGGCTGCTAACCGCGAAGCCCAAGGGTTACCACTTTATTCCACCCAAGATTTAATGGAAACGATGATGAAATCCGCCGTCCGTGAACAGAATAAATTATACAAATTAAAAGGTCGTGGCTATTGGGAATAACATTCTTCCACACTACAAAAAGGGGCTGGGACAAAACCTAGTGCCAAAAAACTAAATGAGCCTCAAGATTTCGATTTTTGAAATCTTGAGGCTCATTTTTCTATATAAGCTAGGAGAAGAGTTTTTTCGTTTTTTGACTTACATATTCGAACTCATTCAAATTTTGAGGAGTTATTTACAATAAAAATCTCCAGCTCATTATTTTTTTCAATAAATCCATGTTCTTTGTATAATGCTAGTCCATTGTCACTACTACTTAACCATAATCTATTGATTTGATTTTGCTTGGCATATTCCTTCATCTCACTTAAAAGTTGTGACGCAATACCTTGCTTTCGATAATTTGAACAAGTATAGATATTTAAAATATAGCCTTCTTTTCCTGTCAAATTTTCTTGGTATGGAATGCGATTAAATAAACATAAGGAACTTGAAGCAATGATTTTATTTTCAATTATTACGCCCCAACAAATTAAATCTTTATTTATATGTGATAAGTAAAATTCTTTCGTTGTATTTTCTAATTTCTGTGTATCTTCAAGAGATGTAATTTCATTTAATTCTTCAAACAACTGCTTTCTTAGCTGCCAAAAATCATTTACTGATTTTTCATCCATCCTAATAATTTTCATTATCTATTCCCCCCCGATGGTGACTTTACTTATTTTTTTCTCGTTCCAATCTACTATTAAAAATACGTTTCAAAGTATACGCCTCAGTATGCGGATTGTCCAAGCACCCAGACAAAATATTTACCTAAAGTGCGGGTCTGAGTTATGTCCCAGCCCCTTTTTAATTTTATTTCAATTACTTAACTTAGGCAAATAAATCCGTAGACAAGTAACGTTCACCATTGTCAGGTGCCAAGGCGAGGACTGAATGACCAGCACCTAATTCCTTGGCGTGTTCAATGGCGGCATAAATCGCAGCTCCTGATGAGAAGCCCAACAAGATACCTTCCTTAGCACCAACCAAACGGGCCATTTGCCGGGCTTGGTCGCTTGTTACCATATCAACTTTTTCATAAACCTTTTGATCCAAAATTTCAGCGGCAAAACCGGCCCCAATCCCTTGGATAGCGTGTGGACCGGCAGCCTTACCATTCAAGACTGCAGATTCAGCTGGTTCAACCCCAATAATTTCGATTGCTGGGTTTTGTTCCTTTAAATAGTGACCAGCACCTGTGATTGTACCACCAGTACCGATACCTGCAACGAAGACATCAGGCGTCTTGCCATCAAAGAATTCCACGATTTCAGGACCAGTTGTTTCATAGTGTGCTTGTGGGTTAGCTTGGTTAATGAATTGACCTAGTTGCAAATAACCACCCTTGGCCAAGTATTCATCAACAACAGCCATTGAGCCTTTCATACCGTCAGCTTTTGGTGTCGTGATTAATTCCGCACCGTATGCTTTAACCAGCATTTTGCGCTCTGCTGAGGCAGATTCAGGCATCACGATAATTGCCTTGTAACCCTTCGCAGCAGCCACAGCGGCAATCCCAATCCCGGTATTACCAGAAGTAGGTTCAATCAACGTCATGTCTTTAGTCAAGCGCCCGGTTGCTTCAGCGTCTTCAATCAACTTCAAAGCGACCCGGTCCTTCACGGAACCACCCATGTTGAAGTATTCCAACTTAACGTACACGTCGGCGGCGCCCTCAGGAACAATGTTTTGTAACTTAACGATTGGTGTGTGTCCGATATAATCTAAAATGTTTGCTGATTTCATTATCTAATATCCTCTTTTTTTAATTAATAATTCGCGCTGCATTCCCAACAACTGTTTTACCAGCCGCCACATCTTTAACCACGACACTCCCGGCACCGATTTTGGCATCATCATGAACTTCAATTGCCCCCAAAACCAATGCGTTCGCGCCGATTAAAACTCGGTTACCAATTTTCGGATGACGTCGATTGACGATTTCTTTGCGTCCCCCCAACGTCACTGCATGGTGCATTGTCACGTCATCCCCAACAATCGCAGTTTCACCAATCACGACACCATAGCCGTGATCGATAAACAACCGCTTGCCAAGTTGTGCTCCTGGATGGATTTCGACCCCCGTTAATTGTTTCGCCACATGTGCCACCAAATCAGCCATTAATAACCGGTGGTGCCGGTGTAGCCAATGACTAACTCGATGAGCAACCTCAGCTTGGTATCCACTATAAGTCAAAATGACTTGGATACGTGAACGAGCCGCTGGATCGCGTTCGATAATACTATCAATTGTGGCAAACATCAGTCTTAATCCTCCATTCTACTTATTGTTTGGTGCTTTGTTGAAATATGTCAGAAAACTAACATTAGTCCCTCCAATATTTTACAACTAACACCTAAATTATTAACTTTCAACGTACTAAATATCACCATTTCAAAAACGTGGCGCTACAACAAATTATGGCTAAAATTTTTCTAGCGTGGAATTTGGATATGCGTCTCAGATCGATTCCCACTACGTGTCTGGAAACAGTCTGGACACCGTGATGGAAGACAAGCATTTGAAGCCACAGTGCGGTCTTCAAATGCTTGCGAAGCTTGGTTCGCTAACGCGGTAACCATCTTCACAAATCCATAATCAGTAACGAGCCCCGTTACTGATTATGCCATCACGGTGCGAGCTAAAGTCCAGCCTGTTTCCAGCCTCTTCGTTAGTTTGAGCGGGCAGTCTGACTAGTAGTATGCCGTAATCCTTGTCGCTGCAAGTTTAGCGGTAATCAATAGTTCAACGCTTATCTAGCGGAGTGACTGAAAATCACATTGTGGCCGCCAGGCTTTACACCGAAATGGGACGAACTTGACACCATGTGTCAGGTTTGTCGCTGAGGGTAGATGAGCAGTCTTTTGGCTTTAGCCATTAAACTGCCAGCTATCCCGAATTGCCCAAGACAGACATTCAGCCTGGAAGGCTAATCTAATCGGGTTTTGATTAGATTCAGTTGTTTGTTGCAAACAAACTGCTGGAATGTTTTGCGTTGCCGTACCTCAGGCATAAGCACGTGGCTTGGGCATGTGCTTCCATCTCGGTGCACAATGTGATTTTCAGGCACACAGTGGCATCATACATCTCATCTCATCGCATTTTATAAATTCCACGTCAGACGGAATAGAGCCCAAATTATGCAAATAAAAAACGGACTCGTAGTTTACCTACTAGTCCGCTGAAGTATTCAGTCGATTAGCCAGCAACTTTAACAAGGAAAACAAACCTGTTAAAGTCGCTGACCGGGGAATTCAGTCTACACGCTAACAAGTCTGCATTATCATTTGACATTGACAGGTACGGGTTTGCATCGACTGATTCTCCTTCATAATTTCATTGCATCAGGTAGCCCGGACAGCTCCTTCATAATTTCATTGTAGTGACGCGTGAAGCACCACCATTTGTACGTAAAAGTTAATAGTCTTAGCTTACCACCCGCCTTCTCTTTCAGCAAGACCATTCTGTACAAATTTTCACAAAGCTAAATTCATTCGTGAACTTGATATTCTATTTAAAATCTAACTTAGGTTCCCTTTATCGCTCGTTATCCATCGGTGATTTTCCATCCGCAAGCATCGCGTTCCATTATGTAACAGCGTTGGTACATCGACACCCACAGAAAAATTAAAAATCACCACCTCCACTTGTTTATCTGGTAGAATTTATTGACTACCAATGAAAATAAAATTCTGCTAATATTTTGACAGTTTTAATGCTGGTTGCTACTAGCTAAGAACGCCATCAATTGCGGCACGTACGTTAACATTTTTGCAACGTATATGCTTTATACCATGGCAATCAAAAGGTATTAATACAACTGCCATCGATATTGGTTTTTAAATTTGATATAATGTTAATCACAATGTTACAAAAGGAGATAACCCGTGGATAATATACAACAATTACTAAATCAATATGGCTTAATCCTCACCAATTATGAACTCAACTCTGAAATGGTTGCTTTAATGCCTAGCGCCTTACGTGACCATATTACGATGGCTAATGTGACGATTAACAATGAAGAATTAGTCCTCATCGACACTGATGACGATCTCAATGACGACCGTTTTATTCAACTAATTAAGTTGCTTAAGAACGTGCCAATGTCAATTTTATTCATCACTGACCACCTGTCAGCGGACACGCAATTACTCCTAACTCAAAATAAATTTGGCTTTATTAGTGAAAACGGAATGTACTTACCATCATTAGCTAAACCAAAAACAGTCGTCCCAACAATGCAATTAATTTCTTTGTCGAAGAATCAGCACATTATTATCATCGCCCTGCTTTACTGGAAACTGCTCCACGATGATACTAGTAACACCTTCCATATCAAAGTCCGCCAATTGGCTGAGTTATTAGGAATCACGCCAATGACCATTTCACGGACTTTGACAACCTTCGTTGATGCCGGCTGGCTCACAACATCTGGCTACACTCGTAATTATAGTTTTGCTATCCCTGAAGGTTATGACCTCAATACTTGGATGCAAGCTATTCTGCGCCTCTTGCCAAGTCCTGTGCAAAAAACTTTGTATTTGCCAACTGAAGCTATTAACGCTGTACAAAATAAACGTATGGCCGGCGTTACCGCACTTAGCAAATTCACATTAGTCCCATCAACCAAGCTAGTTAGCTGGGCTATGCCAAACAAAGCAATCACGACTGCATTAACTTCAGTAAAGGTTGATCAATTCATGGCGACTTTGCAGCCTAAAAAATATGTAGCTGTCGAAGCTTGGAAATTTGATCCACAAATTTTCAGC
This is a stretch of genomic DNA from Periweissella cryptocerci. It encodes these proteins:
- a CDS encoding helix-turn-helix domain-containing protein, with the translated sequence MDNIQQLLNQYGLILTNYELNSEMVALMPSALRDHITMANVTINNEELVLIDTDDDLNDDRFIQLIKLLKNVPMSILFITDHLSADTQLLLTQNKFGFISENGMYLPSLAKPKTVVPTMQLISLSKNQHIIIIALLYWKLLHDDTSNTFHIKVRQLAELLGITPMTISRTLTTFVDAGWLTTSGYTRNYSFAIPEGYDLNTWMQAILRLLPSPVQKTLYLPTEAINAVQNKRMAGVTALSKFTLVPSTKLVSWAMPNKAITTALTSVKVDQFMATLQPKKYVAVEAWKFDPQIFSQLLPANYQITVDPISLYLTLHNTNDRQVAEQLNNLLNQLVKAKQS
- a CDS encoding ABC transporter permease produces the protein MPNNRTQILIVAQRTITKWLKKPFFWQAMLLPIVIIIVGMLVTQGSSKGSLSHQDIITLTNGMLAFYLLIMSYMYCNISAVEISEEKTSKLMELILSFSSTKAQLFGKITGVIGLLLINTGIYLVSFKLIFIFTPKLLVFQKVVQELSAPKVMFLVVDILGAMLWLIEAGTEVGMYVSQKKQVQGSIFPFVLAIGMAISLALMPMSAWSEAGMGWFYKVCLLSPLVGPICLPTSLVDGEIDYVFAWIALMINLLEAVFLIVWMLPKQYKIAYLSKKTSSPYMQAFNNELKIIAHDTTE
- the cysK gene encoding cysteine synthase A; the protein is MKSANILDYIGHTPIVKLQNIVPEGAADVYVKLEYFNMGGSVKDRVALKLIEDAEATGRLTKDMTLIEPTSGNTGIGIAAVAAAKGYKAIIVMPESASAERKMLVKAYGAELITTPKADGMKGSMAVVDEYLAKGGYLQLGQFINQANPQAHYETTGPEIVEFFDGKTPDVFVAGIGTGGTITGAGHYLKEQNPAIEIIGVEPAESAVLNGKAAGPHAIQGIGAGFAAEILDQKVYEKVDMVTSDQARQMARLVGAKEGILLGFSSGAAIYAAIEHAKELGAGHSVLALAPDNGERYLSTDLFA
- a CDS encoding LCP family protein, which produces MDNQTRTRRDADKPKKHKKSKMKIIIAVIVALLVAAGAYGAYTYHNAKVALKDTYNPLDPNFKPARDVSQVLKDGKPISILLLGTDTGSLDRSYTGRTDSVMIATVNPKTKTTTLESIPRDSMVSIPGFEQTFPMKINAAYEFPTTDGKGHPETTIKTLQDFLNVPIDFYALINMGGLQTMVDKVGGVTVKSPLTFTYKPNNKKPNTYKFYKGKTEYKYAPDGKNFKPHTVMNGAAALAFSRMRYTDPLGDYGRQKRQRLVLTALAKQADDLANLLTPGFFESMSKNVQTNLSFNDLMTMASKYRVATKTIKSEHMQGVGYMYNGQSFQVIPDGNRQEATNILRKSLGLQAKPTGNRFAGQVTNGVQIPEFPTVGGGN
- a CDS encoding GNAT family N-acetyltransferase, with product MKIIRMDEKSVNDFWQLRKQLFEELNEITSLEDTQKLENTTKEFYLSHINKDLICWGVIIENKIIASSSLCLFNRIPYQENLTGKEGYILNIYTCSNYRKQGIASQLLSEMKEYAKQNQINRLWLSSSDNGLALYKEHGFIEKNNELEIFIVNNSSKFE
- the epsC gene encoding serine O-acetyltransferase EpsC codes for the protein MFATIDSIIERDPAARSRIQVILTYSGYQAEVAHRVSHWLHRHHRLLMADLVAHVAKQLTGVEIHPGAQLGKRLFIDHGYGVVIGETAIVGDDVTMHHAVTLGGRKEIVNRRHPKIGNRVLIGANALVLGAIEVHDDAKIGAGSVVVKDVAAGKTVVGNAARIIN
- a CDS encoding ABC transporter ATP-binding protein, with amino-acid sequence MIELKNVSKQFGNKQALLNLSFSLKEDEILGLIGQNGAGKSTTFRTILNFIQPSSGEILWNNNKLTEKNYREISFMPEERGLYQKESIESQMIYFGALHGMKRAEVRHELKIWMDRLNVVGKMTDRVESLSKGNAQKVQLIVSMFAHPKLLILDEPFSGLDPVNVELLMNEVLRLRDEGTMIIFSDHNMANVEHISDKIIMLKNGKTVLDGRPDEIQKKYGRLELRIDGYKDIALLKQYKSVLECTIDNQGVANLKLANEEVGKLIYDKVVSTGYVPVFDQHYPSLDEIFRHEVNLG